One region of Acidobacteriota bacterium genomic DNA includes:
- a CDS encoding sigma-70 family RNA polymerase sigma factor codes for MEPGRPLARNEHPDGPPNLADGRHDGAYLEGFDPTDIRFDDLFRCYKHMVFQLAYRLLGNYDDALELSQDVFCKVYKNLGTFRGESSLRTWIYRITVNLSHNKIRWRKAKRIFGMRDIHTLEPRSVLGLERDGVERMQNPEQRLLEDEDEQRVQRCLQGLPIKLRTVLVLRDIDGMSYEEIAQGVGISVGTVKSRIARGRERLRFLLAKSVFGRVS; via the coding sequence ATGGAACCCGGAAGGCCCCTCGCTCGAAACGAACACCCGGACGGCCCCCCGAACCTCGCGGACGGGCGGCACGACGGCGCCTACCTCGAGGGCTTCGACCCGACCGACATCCGTTTCGACGATCTCTTCCGTTGCTACAAGCACATGGTCTTCCAGCTCGCCTACCGCCTCCTGGGCAACTACGACGACGCCCTCGAGCTGTCCCAGGACGTGTTCTGCAAGGTTTACAAGAACCTCGGGACGTTCCGGGGCGAATCGTCCCTGAGGACCTGGATCTACCGGATCACCGTCAACCTGTCCCACAACAAGATCCGTTGGCGCAAGGCGAAGCGGATCTTCGGGATGCGGGACATCCACACCCTGGAGCCCCGGTCGGTCCTGGGCCTCGAGCGCGACGGGGTCGAGCGGATGCAGAACCCCGAGCAGCGCCTGCTGGAGGACGAGGACGAGCAGCGGGTCCAGCGGTGCCTGCAGGGCCTCCCCATCAAACTCCGGACCGTCCTTGTCCTGCGGGATATCGACGGCATGTCCTACGAGGAGATCGCCCAGGGGGTGGGGATCTCGGTGGGGACCGTCAAGAGCCGCATCGCCCGGGGGCGGGAGCGCCTGCGTTTCCTCCTGGCGAAGTCGGTTTTCGGGAGGGTATCATGA
- a CDS encoding zf-HC2 domain-containing protein: MKCSKIKTMIHGYIDDALGPDGRFAVEWHLETCPACRKYFQDMADVRENLRGLGTVKAPAVLHFMLKSRVRFSTPRPSPAWFLPDPFRLLGVRDAFPWKAVAAVIPLTVLLFVFSASLLYHPGDLKEIIAASPGGFYHQAHSAGAPARFVAPEFDHDRMSELADAGVLNPETDRLDLAALVNPAGNVQFTYISGDPRNEEKVRRILDSAVVSPAVLNGRKVGTLFVLSVERVRAES; this comes from the coding sequence ATGAAGTGCAGCAAGATCAAGACGATGATCCACGGGTATATCGACGACGCCCTGGGGCCCGACGGACGCTTCGCCGTGGAGTGGCACCTCGAGACGTGCCCCGCCTGCCGGAAGTACTTCCAGGACATGGCAGACGTCCGGGAGAACCTCCGGGGGCTCGGGACGGTGAAGGCCCCGGCGGTCCTTCACTTCATGCTGAAGTCGAGGGTCCGTTTTTCCACCCCCCGCCCTTCGCCGGCCTGGTTCCTGCCGGACCCTTTCCGGCTGCTGGGCGTGCGGGACGCTTTCCCCTGGAAAGCCGTGGCCGCCGTCATCCCGTTGACGGTGCTGCTGTTCGTCTTCAGCGCGTCCCTGCTCTACCACCCCGGGGACCTGAAGGAGATCATCGCCGCCTCCCCGGGCGGGTTTTATCACCAGGCCCATTCCGCCGGGGCACCGGCGCGGTTCGTCGCCCCGGAGTTCGACCACGACCGGATGAGTGAGTTGGCGGATGCCGGGGTCCTCAACCCGGAGACGGACCGCCTGGACCTGGCCGCCCTTGTCAACCCCGCGGGGAACGTCCAATTCACCTACATCTCCGGGGACCCCCGCAACGAGGAGAAGGTCCGCCGGATCCTCGACTCGGCCGTGGTCTCCCCGGCCGTCCTCAACGGGCGCAAGGTCGGAACCCTCTTCGTGCTCTCGGTGGAACGCGTGCGGGCGGAGAGCTGA
- a CDS encoding flavodoxin family protein, with amino-acid sequence MRIMVLNGSPRRSGTVAALLKAVTEGLPPGRDVDWVDVCRLNMAFCTACMSCRSGGGCSLPTDDAHRVGERIRGADALVVGTPTHWGNVCAPLKLLFDRNVPVFLGEGPRGFPVPRQKGKRAVIVTACSTPWPLDVVLAESRGAIRAVREVLHYGGYRLVGTLTHPGTRCGRPVPEKVFARARRLGSRL; translated from the coding sequence ATGCGGATCATGGTTCTCAACGGGAGCCCCCGTCGGTCAGGCACGGTGGCCGCCCTTCTGAAGGCGGTGACGGAAGGTCTCCCGCCGGGCCGGGACGTGGACTGGGTGGACGTCTGCCGCCTGAACATGGCCTTCTGCACGGCCTGCATGTCCTGCCGCTCCGGCGGCGGGTGTTCGCTCCCCACCGACGACGCGCACCGTGTCGGCGAGAGGATCCGGGGTGCGGACGCCCTGGTGGTCGGCACCCCCACGCACTGGGGAAACGTCTGCGCCCCGCTCAAGCTCCTGTTCGACCGCAATGTCCCCGTCTTCCTGGGAGAGGGCCCGCGGGGTTTTCCCGTCCCCCGGCAGAAGGGGAAACGGGCCGTCATCGTGACCGCCTGCTCCACCCCGTGGCCGCTCGACGTCGTGCTGGCGGAGAGCCGGGGGGCGATCCGGGCCGTCCGGGAGGTGCTTCACTACGGGGGTTACCGGCTGGTGGGGACGCTCACCCACCCCGGGACCCGCTGCGGCCGCCCGGTCCCGGAAAAAGTGTTCGCCCGCGCCCGCCGTTTGGGAAGCCGGCTCTGA